Below is a window of Allomuricauda ruestringensis DSM 13258 DNA.
TCTCCCGTAGCTGTAATGGATGGTGGGCCGTTATCGTCAAAAGTATCATCCCTAAAATCCAAGTCACCTCCCGAAGCAACATCGCCATCGGAATCGGGAAGCATCAAAGAACCGCCGTTGGTGTTCATGGGGTTGTCTATAGTCCCCCCGGGGTCGGAATACCCGGTCGAGCTATCCATATTGTTGTCCAAGCCATCATTATCACTGTCCGATCCAACAAGGGTAAGTGTAGCTTCAATGGTATCCAATGTCCCATCATTATCGCTGTCGGTATCCATATAATCGGGAGTGCCATCACCATCGGTATCCACAGCCGATAAACCGCTTCCTTCGTAGGCATCATCCAGTCCATTGTTGTTGGAATCAACTCCCGAAGGAGCCGTATAGCTTAAAGAAGTTTGTGCTTCTACATTGTCGGGTATGCCGTCACCATCACTATCCAGGTCTTGGTAATTGGGTATGCCGTCGCCATCGGTATCCACAGTAGAACAATCCAAAGCGTTATCAAAACTGGCGCCATATACTCTTGCTCCAGTCTGCCACGCTTCAACTCGGATGTATTGTAAACTACTTCCAGAGACCGTAAATGTTACTTCCCGAATTGACCCTGGTGTTGTGCCATTGGCAGTTGCCAACCAAATACTAGTGGTTCCTGATGAATTGGTGCGTTGGATCTGAATGTCTGTACTTGATACTGCCGGGTCTGCTCCAACAAAAACACTGACATTGGTTCCAATTGGAATAGCTACAGGAAATTGGAGCAATAATCTGGAACTTGAGCCTGGATACGTTGTTGGATTGGCCGCATAGGTTGTTCCAGGATTACTTTCTGCATTGGTAGGGTCACTAAAATGTCTTAGGTTTGTTGCGGTCTGTACAAAGTTTCCGCCAGAACCACATTCATCAGTATCAAGGATTCCATCGTTGTCATCATCAATATCGGCTACATCATCAACACCGTCCCCATCAAGGTCGGCACTGGCCACACTACAATTCGAGTATAATTTGGAAAACGGGACATTTTGTTTGGACAAGGAAGGTCCTTGATATTGTACGTTCAGCGTTTCACCGCCCCCGTTTTCAAAAAATAGAACAGTAATGGCATGCAGTCCAGTGGTCAGCGATATATTACCAGACCTTTCTTGTGTGCCGTGGTTTCCATCATTGTCAACCACTTCGGTTCCGTCAATAAAAAGCTTGGAGCCGTCGTCCGATGATGTATAAAAGGTGTATGTGCCTTCCGTGTCTATCTGAATGTAGCCCGAATATCGAATGCTGAAATTATCGGCATCGCCAGGATCTTCTTGGTTTTGTAGTGCATCAACATTAAAACTGGTAAAAGTCCCCGTGCCAATGGATCCGGAAGTCGGGATGTTGTCCACGGTATTTCCAGGGGGAACGCTGTCATAGAATTGAAAATCAACTTCTCCAGAACATAGGCTCAGGTTTCCTTCCACTGTGACATCATCTATATAATAATATTCATTGCTTGAGTCGTTGTACATGCGCACCCTGATTTCCAAAGTGGAGCCTGTTGAAGGGAGGTTGACCATGTAGGAGGTATCCAGCGGATCCCAAGTAGCCCCTGAGACACTTGCAAACTCCACCCAAGAACCTCCGTCAAGCCGGTATTGGCCGATAAAGTAATCCTCCCACCAATCCATATCATCCTCATCGTTCACCCAGGTTTCCATACTAAAACTTACCTCGGTATAGCCATAAATATTGATGGGGTCTGTTTGCCAAACGCCTTCTTCGCCCAAATTCCTAGCTCGTAATTCGTTGCTCCGAACAGATAGGCTGTTCCCTCGATCGGTCGTCCAGTCAGAGGCCGAAGGACCAGACGCCGTGCCACTTTGTGTATTGTTGTTATAGGAGAAGTTTTCGCTCCAAATAGTGGTTTGGGAAAATGAAAGAAATGTTCCCAGCAGGAAAAATGCGATGATCAGCATCCATCCATTCGGAAAATGATTCATCTTCTTATCGAAGAAAGAGGTTGTGCCCATGTACTTTAATTCATTGTACCACAAAATTAGTGGGGGTTCTTTAGCTTCAAAATATTTGTTGTGAAAGGGGGTGAAACGAATGTTAACCCTATAATAATGTAGGGATTGTTGTTAACATGTTTACAATTTGTCCTATAAATGGCATTCATATTTTACAGGATTATTGGGAAGCCAATCATCTATATATTATTGTAATACACTGAAAAGTAGATGGCAAAAGCTTCATTTTTGTGCTTGAATGAGTTGCACATGCGATATTATTTGTTGTATATTTGCAAAACTGAACGGATATAAAAGTATTCATGAGGGGACCTTGAGTCCCCTCTTTTATTACTGATTTCTTATGTTGAAGGATAAAGTAAAGCAATTGTTGAACAATGCATTGGAAGAACATTCTTCCTTGTTCTTGGTTGATTTTACGATTGGCGGCGATAATAGCATCAAAGTCGTTTTGGACGGTGATCAAGGAGTTAGTCTGCAAGATTGTATGAATGTTAGCCGGGCCATTGAACATAATTTGGATCGCGAGGAGGAAGATTTTTCCTTGGAGGTGACCTCGGCTGGAGCTACATCGCCTTTGCAATTGCCACGTCAGTACAACAAAAATATTGGAAGAAAATTACAGGTGAAGACCAGCTCTGGGAAATTGGAAGGAACACTGGTGGAAACCTCGATAGATAGTATTACCTTGGAATGGAAGGCGCGAGAGCCCAAACCAGTGGGTAAAGGAAAAATTACAGTGCAGAAAAAGCAGGAAATCGCATTTTCTGATATTCAAGAAGCAAAAGTTAAATTAAAATTTTAATTGTAGTAGAAAATGGAAAACCTAGCGCTCATCGAATCCTTTTCGGAGTTTAAGGACGATAAGTTTATTGACAGGGTTACCCTTATGGCGATTTTGGAAGAAGTGTTCCGAAGTGCGCTCAAGAAAAAATTTGGTTCTGACGACAATTTTGATATTATTATCAACCCCGATAAAGGGGATTTGGAGATATGGAGAAACCGTGTGGTTGTTGAAGATGGTGAAGTGGAAGAACCTAACGAGGAAATATCCTTGTCCGAAGCTAGAAAAATCGAGCCCGATTTTGAGGTGGGCGAAGATGTTTCGGAAGAGGTGAAGCTGATTGATTTGGGTAGGAGGGCAATTTTGGCGTTGCGTCAAAACCTGATCTCCAAGATCCATGAGCACGACAATACCACCATCTACAAGCAATTTAAGGACTTGGAAGGTGAGATTTATACTGCAGAGGTGCACCATATTAGGCATCGTGCAGTTATTTTGTTGGATGATGAAGGAAATGAGATCATTCTTCCAAAAGAAAAACAGATTCCATCCGACTTTTTCCGTAAAGGGGACAACGTACGTGGCATTATCGAGAGCGTGGAGCTTAAAGGAAACAAGCCTACCATTATCATGTCCAGAACCTCACCAATTTTCTTGGAGCAATTGTTCTTCCAAGAAATCCCAGAGGTGTTCGATGGACTGATCACCATTAAAAAGGCAGTTCGTATCCCTGGCGAAAAAGCCAAGGTCGCGGTGGATTCTTACGATGATAGGATTGACCCAGTGGGTGCCTGTGTGGGTATGAAAGGATCTCGGATCCATGGAATTGTACGTGAGTTGGGCAACGAAAATATAGATGTGATTAACTGGACCAACAACCCGCAATTAATGGTGACCCGTGCACTTAGCCCTGCCAGGGTATCGTCCGTTAAATTGAACGATGAGAAAAAAACAGCTCAAGTATACCTTAAGCCAGAGGAAGTTTCCAAGGCCATTGGTAGAGGTGGGCATAACATACGATTGGCAGGTCAATTGACTGGTTACGAAATAGATGTGTTCCGCGAAGGCGTTGAGGAGGATGTGGAGTTGACCGAGTTTTCCGATGAGATCGAAAGCTGGGTTATCGAAGAATTCAAGAAGATTGGATTGGATACCGCACGTAGCGTTTTGGAACAGGATGCAAAAGATTTGGTGAAGAGAACCGATCTAGAAGAAGAAACAATCCTAGAGGTCGTTCGCATCCTCAAGGAAGAATTTGAAGATTAGGCTTATATTAGCAGCGAAAATTTAGGGCAAGTAAAATTATTTATGGCAGAAAATCCAACAATACGACTTAACAAAGTTCTCAGAGAATTGAACATTTCACTGGATAGGGCAGTCGATTACCTCTCCTCGGAAGGGCATGACGTAGAAGCACGACCTACCACCAAGATATCCAATGAGGTGTATCAAGTTCTGTTGGATGAATTCCAAACGGATAAGAGCAAAAAGGTCGCTTCCAAGGAAGTTGGTGAAGAAAAGCGCAAGGAAAAGGAGGCTATTCGCATCCGAATGGAGAAAGAACAGGAAGAGCGCAGGTTGGCCAAGGAGAAAAAAGAAGCGGAACAGCAAGTGGTAAAAGCCAAAGCTGAACTATCCGGGCCTAAGACCGTGGGCAAAATCGATTTGGATAAAAAGCCGGATAAGCCAAAGGAGGAAGAGCCAAAACAGGAAGAGGCACCAAAAGCTGAGCCGGAAAAAGCCAAAGAAGAAGTAAAAGAAGAAGCGCCAGCTAAAGAGAAGACTGAAAAGTTGGAAGCTGAAGCTCCAGAAAAGAAAGCGGTTGAGGCCAAGGAGGAAAGTGCTGAAAGCAAAGAAGAGTCTGAAGGAGCTGAAAACGGAACCATAAAGACAAAATACCAAAAGCTTTCAGGTCCTAAGATAACCGGGGATAAAATTGACCTTTCCCAGTTCAAAAAACCTGCCAAGAAGAAAAAAGAGGATACCCAAAAACCCAGTCCCAATAAAGGAGGTTCGTCCGATAGTGGAGATCGTAAAAAACGCCGCAGAAGAATTGTTAAGAACGCCCCACAAGCAGGTGGTGGTCGAAATACAAGAGGAGGTACTGCTAGAAAAGGACAGCGTTCAACAGCGCCTAAAGTAGAGCCTACCGAGGAAGAAGTACAAAAACAAGTACGGGAAACCTTGGAAAAACTCCAAGGTAAATCCAGTAAGGGCAAAGGAGCCAAATATCGTAGGGAAAAAAGAGATCAACACCGTCAACAAACGGAGAAAGATCTTGAGAAACAAGAGATGGAGAGCAAAATCCTCAAGGTGACCGAGTTTGTTACGGTCAATGAGCTTGCGACCATGATGAATGTTTCCACAACCCAAATTATTTCGGCCTGTATGTCCTTGGGTATCATGGTAACGATGAATCAGCGTTTGGATGCCGAAACGCTTTCCATCGTGGCTGATGAATTTGGTTACGAAGTTGAATTTGTGACCGCTGAAATCGAAGAAACCATTGAAGAGGTGGAGGATGTTCCTGAAGATTTAAAATCTCGCGCACCAATAGTTACCGTGATGGGGCACGTAGACCATGGTAAAACATCCTTATTGGATTATGTTCGTCAAGAGAACGTAATTGCCGGTGAAAGTGGAGGGATTACACAGCATATTGGAGCTTATGGTGTTTCGCTTGAAGATGGACAAAAAATAACATTCTTGGATACACCGGGTCACGAGGCGTTTACCGCAATGCGAGCCCGTGGTGCCCAAGTAACGGATATTGCAATAATTGTAATTGCTGCGGATGATGATATTATGCCTCAAACCAAAGAGGCCATAAGTCACGCTCAAGCAGCGGGAGTACCTATTGTATTTGCAATCAACAAAGTTGATAAGCCAACGGCAAACCCTGATAAGATCAAAGAAGGTTTGGCCAGTATGAATTTGTTGGTGGAAGACTGGGGAGGAAAAGTTCAGTCCCACGATATTTCTGCCAAGACTGGACAAGGTGTGAAAGAATTGTTGGAAAAAGTGCTGTTGGAGGCTGAGTTGTTGGAACTTAAAGCAAATCCGAACAGGCTTGCGTCAGGTACAGTTGTAGAAGCTTTCTTGGATAAAGGTAGAGGATATGTGGCCACGATTTTGGTTCAGGCCGGTACCTTGAACATAGGTGATTACGTTTTGGCTGGAACCTGTAGTGGTAAGGTCAAGGCAATGCACGATGAAAGGGGCAAGAATATAGAGAGTGCCGGACCATCCACGCCAATTTCAATTTTGGGATTGGATGGAGCGCCTCAGGCAGGTGATAGGTTCCATGTGTTGGAAGATGAGCGTGAGG
It encodes the following:
- the infB gene encoding translation initiation factor IF-2 encodes the protein MAENPTIRLNKVLRELNISLDRAVDYLSSEGHDVEARPTTKISNEVYQVLLDEFQTDKSKKVASKEVGEEKRKEKEAIRIRMEKEQEERRLAKEKKEAEQQVVKAKAELSGPKTVGKIDLDKKPDKPKEEEPKQEEAPKAEPEKAKEEVKEEAPAKEKTEKLEAEAPEKKAVEAKEESAESKEESEGAENGTIKTKYQKLSGPKITGDKIDLSQFKKPAKKKKEDTQKPSPNKGGSSDSGDRKKRRRRIVKNAPQAGGGRNTRGGTARKGQRSTAPKVEPTEEEVQKQVRETLEKLQGKSSKGKGAKYRREKRDQHRQQTEKDLEKQEMESKILKVTEFVTVNELATMMNVSTTQIISACMSLGIMVTMNQRLDAETLSIVADEFGYEVEFVTAEIEETIEEVEDVPEDLKSRAPIVTVMGHVDHGKTSLLDYVRQENVIAGESGGITQHIGAYGVSLEDGQKITFLDTPGHEAFTAMRARGAQVTDIAIIVIAADDDIMPQTKEAISHAQAAGVPIVFAINKVDKPTANPDKIKEGLASMNLLVEDWGGKVQSHDISAKTGQGVKELLEKVLLEAELLELKANPNRLASGTVVEAFLDKGRGYVATILVQAGTLNIGDYVLAGTCSGKVKAMHDERGKNIESAGPSTPISILGLDGAPQAGDRFHVLEDEREAKQIAAKRSQLQREQSVRTQRHITLDEIGRRIALGDFQELNIILKGDVDGSVEALTDSFQKLSTDEIQVNIIHKGVGAITESDVLLASASDAIIIGFNVRPMGNARTIADKEEIDIRTYSIIYDAINDLKDAMEGMLSPVMKEEITGNAEVRETFKISKIGTIAGCMVTSGKIFRNSRIRLIRDGVVIYTGELASLKRFKDDVKEVSKGYDCGLQVKNYNDVREGDIIEAFQEVAVKKKL
- the rimP gene encoding ribosome assembly cofactor RimP codes for the protein MLKDKVKQLLNNALEEHSSLFLVDFTIGGDNSIKVVLDGDQGVSLQDCMNVSRAIEHNLDREEEDFSLEVTSAGATSPLQLPRQYNKNIGRKLQVKTSSGKLEGTLVETSIDSITLEWKAREPKPVGKGKITVQKKQEIAFSDIQEAKVKLKF
- the nusA gene encoding transcription termination factor NusA; its protein translation is MENLALIESFSEFKDDKFIDRVTLMAILEEVFRSALKKKFGSDDNFDIIINPDKGDLEIWRNRVVVEDGEVEEPNEEISLSEARKIEPDFEVGEDVSEEVKLIDLGRRAILALRQNLISKIHEHDNTTIYKQFKDLEGEIYTAEVHHIRHRAVILLDDEGNEIILPKEKQIPSDFFRKGDNVRGIIESVELKGNKPTIIMSRTSPIFLEQLFFQEIPEVFDGLITIKKAVRIPGEKAKVAVDSYDDRIDPVGACVGMKGSRIHGIVRELGNENIDVINWTNNPQLMVTRALSPARVSSVKLNDEKKTAQVYLKPEEVSKAIGRGGHNIRLAGQLTGYEIDVFREGVEEDVELTEFSDEIESWVIEEFKKIGLDTARSVLEQDAKDLVKRTDLEEETILEVVRILKEEFED
- a CDS encoding PA14 domain-containing protein, whose amino-acid sequence is MGTTSFFDKKMNHFPNGWMLIIAFFLLGTFLSFSQTTIWSENFSYNNNTQSGTASGPSASDWTTDRGNSLSVRSNELRARNLGEEGVWQTDPINIYGYTEVSFSMETWVNDEDDMDWWEDYFIGQYRLDGGSWVEFASVSGATWDPLDTSYMVNLPSTGSTLEIRVRMYNDSSNEYYYIDDVTVEGNLSLCSGEVDFQFYDSVPPGNTVDNIPTSGSIGTGTFTSFNVDALQNQEDPGDADNFSIRYSGYIQIDTEGTYTFYTSSDDGSKLFIDGTEVVDNDGNHGTQERSGNISLTTGLHAITVLFFENGGGETLNVQYQGPSLSKQNVPFSKLYSNCSVASADLDGDGVDDVADIDDDNDGILDTDECGSGGNFVQTATNLRHFSDPTNAESNPGTTYAANPTTYPGSSSRLLLQFPVAIPIGTNVSVFVGADPAVSSTDIQIQRTNSSGTTSIWLATANGTTPGSIREVTFTVSGSSLQYIRVEAWQTGARVYGASFDNALDCSTVDTDGDGIPNYQDLDSDGDGIPDNVEAQTSLSYTAPSGVDSNNNGLDDAYEGSGLSAVDTDGDGTPDYMDTDSDNDGTLDTIEATLTLVGSDSDNDGLDNNMDSSTGYSDPGGTIDNPMNTNGGSLMLPDSDGDVASGGDLDFRDDTFDDNGPPSITATGDQIFCPGNTISVVESVDISDADSSTLDGVYVQVTSNYDVSGDVLSLTGTHTNITASYDTSEGRLFLEGPATLAEFEAAISAVVFQTTATVSSGDTRTFSIVMNEANYLESTGHYYEYVPSEGITWTAARDAAALRTFYGLQGYLATISFQDESDLLGSQAPGAGWIGASDAATEGDWYWVTGPEAGTLFWRGTGGGTAFGYEFWNSGEPNQSGDEDYAHITAPGVGLPGSWNDLSNTGAASGDYQPKGYLVEYGGMPGDPTHPDLAATTMITVESTAPTASAPAPIMVNCSADIPTPDEAVITDEADNCDPNPTVVFVSDVSDGGSNPEIITRTYRITDTAGNTTDVEQIITITPFTISSQPTDQTVVMGNNGSFSVTAINVDTYQWEVSTDGGTNFALISDGAEYSGTQTANLSVNSPDTSKNGYIFRVHASSSTGSCSPITSDMASLTVKTGRVITNRGVTYRVNNN